In Rhodanobacter denitrificans, a single window of DNA contains:
- a CDS encoding TetR/AcrR family transcriptional regulator produces the protein MATSTKRAKAGRRAGRPSGDDLDLRARLLDVAIAQFARAGIGATSLRAIAGEAEVTPAMLHYYFGDKPRLVQALVEERLLPALAPLRVQLERAGDDPRVLIEAFVRGIGEVVARHPWLPPLWVREVLCDGGALREVLFTQAVPGLPQLLAQRFAAAQANGRLNASMDPRLLVVSLVGLTLFPAAGAPIWRRMFGAEGLESAAMSQHTLALLGHGVGTRKSGEAA, from the coding sequence ATGGCTACTTCGACCAAGCGCGCGAAAGCCGGGCGCCGCGCCGGGCGTCCCAGCGGCGACGACCTGGACCTGCGCGCGCGCCTGCTGGATGTCGCGATCGCGCAGTTCGCCCGGGCGGGAATAGGCGCGACGTCATTGCGCGCGATCGCCGGCGAGGCGGAGGTCACGCCCGCGATGCTGCATTACTACTTCGGCGACAAGCCACGGCTGGTCCAGGCGCTGGTCGAGGAGCGCCTGTTGCCGGCACTGGCGCCATTGCGCGTGCAACTGGAACGGGCCGGCGACGATCCGCGGGTATTGATCGAAGCTTTCGTGCGCGGCATCGGCGAAGTGGTGGCGCGACATCCATGGCTGCCGCCGCTATGGGTGCGCGAGGTGCTGTGCGACGGCGGTGCGCTGCGCGAGGTGCTGTTCACCCAGGCGGTGCCGGGCTTGCCGCAGTTGCTGGCGCAACGCTTCGCGGCGGCGCAGGCGAATGGACGGCTGAATGCCAGCATGGACCCGCGCCTGCTGGTCGTCTCGCTGGTCGGGCTGACCTTGTTCCCCGCCGCTGGCGCGCCGATCTGGCGGCGCATGTTCGGTGCCGAAGGGCTGGAGTCCGCGGCGATGTCGCAACACACGCTCGCGCTGCTGGGTCATGGCGTGGGCACCCGCAAATCCGGAGAAGCCGCATGA
- the ybeY gene encoding rRNA maturation RNase YbeY, with protein MSAPLTLAVGYAVPRAGLPAPASFRRWVEAALRGAKRRKGTELAIRIVDADEGRALNRDYRGKDYATNVLSFPVELPPGVALPLIGDLAICAPVVLREAAEQGKALRDHWAHLTVHGVLHLLGHDHIEDAEAEAMEALETRILAGLGIADPYA; from the coding sequence ATGAGCGCCCCGCTGACGCTCGCCGTGGGCTATGCGGTGCCGCGTGCCGGCCTGCCCGCGCCGGCCAGCTTCCGCCGCTGGGTCGAGGCGGCGCTGCGCGGGGCGAAGCGGCGCAAGGGCACCGAGCTGGCGATCCGCATCGTCGACGCCGACGAAGGCCGCGCGCTCAACCGCGACTATCGCGGCAAGGACTACGCCACCAACGTGCTGTCGTTCCCCGTCGAACTGCCGCCCGGGGTGGCGCTGCCGCTGATCGGCGACCTGGCGATCTGCGCCCCGGTGGTGCTGCGCGAGGCCGCCGAACAGGGCAAGGCGCTACGTGACCACTGGGCCCACCTGACCGTCCACGGCGTACTGCACCTGCTCGGCCACGACCATATCGAAGACGCCGAGGCCGAAGCCATGGAAGCGCTGGAAACCCGCATCCTGGCTGGCCTGGGCATCGCCGACCCGTACGCCTGA
- a CDS encoding ABC transporter ATP-binding protein codes for MSADADGVAIRARGLTRRFGKLVAVDHVDLEVPARRVYGFLGPNGSGKSTTIRMLCGLLTPSEGEIEVLGLRVPAQADALRPHIGYMTQNFSLFEDLGVRENLEFLAAIQGVPKAKTRRRIDELIGQYHFGDRQKQLAGTLSGGQKQRLALAGAVIHEPELLLLDEPTSAVDPESRRDFWEKLFELADIGTTLLVSTHLMDEAERCHRLAILDRGVLVADGTPHELTAQLEGRTFLVETGNPRAAQRALADVPGVLGVAQVGNTLRVLIGADGATPDMDKALAAAGQEAGLAAAPPNLEDVFVAATHRGGGEERAA; via the coding sequence ATGAGCGCCGATGCCGACGGCGTGGCGATCCGCGCGCGCGGCCTGACCCGGCGCTTCGGCAAGCTGGTGGCGGTCGATCATGTCGATCTCGAAGTGCCGGCCAGACGCGTCTACGGCTTCCTCGGCCCGAACGGCTCGGGCAAGTCGACCACGATCCGCATGCTGTGCGGCCTGTTGACGCCGAGCGAGGGCGAGATCGAGGTGCTCGGCCTGCGCGTCCCGGCGCAGGCCGACGCGCTGCGTCCGCACATCGGCTACATGACGCAGAATTTCTCGCTGTTCGAGGACCTCGGCGTGCGCGAGAACCTGGAGTTCCTGGCCGCGATCCAGGGCGTGCCGAAGGCGAAGACGAGGCGCCGCATCGACGAGCTGATCGGGCAATACCACTTCGGCGATCGGCAGAAACAGCTGGCCGGCACCCTGAGTGGCGGCCAGAAGCAGCGCCTCGCGCTGGCCGGCGCGGTGATCCACGAGCCGGAATTGCTGTTACTGGACGAGCCGACCAGCGCGGTCGATCCGGAATCGCGCCGCGATTTCTGGGAGAAGCTTTTTGAACTGGCCGACATCGGCACCACCCTGCTGGTCTCGACCCACCTGATGGACGAGGCGGAGCGTTGTCACCGGCTGGCGATCCTCGATCGGGGCGTGCTGGTTGCCGACGGCACGCCGCATGAGCTGACCGCGCAACTGGAGGGACGCACCTTCCTCGTCGAGACGGGCAACCCGCGCGCCGCCCAGCGCGCGCTGGCCGATGTGCCGGGCGTGCTCGGCGTGGCCCAGGTCGGCAATACCTTGCGCGTGCTGATCGGCGCTGATGGCGCGACGCCGGACATGGACAAGGCGTTGGCTGCGGCCGGGCAGGAAGCCGGACTGGCGGCGGCACCGCCGAATCTCGAAGACGTGTTCGTCGCCGCCACGCACAGGGGCGGCGGCGAGGAGCGCGCCGCATGA
- a CDS encoding PhoH family protein, translated as MSELNQRDFTLDPDDNARLANLCGPFDEHLRQVELRLGVEINHRGNIFQVIGEDAPARAAEKVLRALYTATAEEALTGAKINLQLAESGIDAIAEATAEGAQEVVIKVKRGVIKGRGPNQARYLHAIAGHDINFGVGPAGTGKTYLAVASAVEALEANRVQRLILVRPAVEAGEKLGFLPGDLSQKVDPYLRPLYDALYEMLGFEKVAKLIERNVIEIAPLAYMRGRTLNDSYVILDEAQNTTVEQMKMFLTRIGFGTVAVITGDVTQVDLPRNTRSGLRQAIEVLRGVGGISFTFFTSRDVVRHPLVAKIVRAYEAFEQKDEDGA; from the coding sequence ATGAGCGAACTCAACCAGCGCGACTTCACCCTCGACCCCGACGACAACGCCCGCCTCGCCAACCTGTGCGGGCCGTTCGACGAGCATCTGCGCCAGGTCGAGCTGCGTCTCGGCGTGGAGATCAACCATCGCGGCAACATCTTCCAGGTAATCGGCGAAGACGCCCCCGCGCGCGCCGCCGAAAAGGTGCTGCGCGCGCTGTACACCGCCACCGCCGAGGAAGCGCTGACCGGCGCGAAGATCAACCTGCAGCTGGCCGAATCCGGCATCGACGCGATCGCCGAGGCGACCGCCGAAGGCGCCCAGGAAGTGGTGATCAAGGTCAAGCGCGGCGTGATCAAGGGCCGCGGCCCGAACCAGGCGCGCTACCTGCACGCGATCGCCGGCCACGACATCAACTTCGGCGTGGGCCCGGCCGGCACCGGCAAGACCTACCTGGCGGTGGCCAGCGCAGTCGAGGCGCTGGAGGCGAACCGGGTGCAGCGGCTGATCCTGGTGCGCCCGGCGGTCGAGGCCGGCGAGAAGCTGGGCTTCCTGCCTGGCGATCTCAGCCAGAAGGTCGATCCCTACCTGCGCCCGCTGTACGACGCGCTGTACGAGATGCTCGGCTTCGAGAAGGTGGCCAAGCTGATCGAGCGCAACGTGATCGAGATCGCGCCGCTGGCGTACATGCGCGGGCGCACCCTCAACGATTCCTACGTGATTCTCGACGAGGCGCAGAACACCACGGTCGAGCAGATGAAGATGTTCCTCACCCGCATCGGCTTCGGCACGGTGGCGGTGATCACCGGCGACGTCACCCAGGTCGACCTGCCGCGCAACACGCGCTCGGGCCTGCGCCAGGCGATCGAGGTGCTGCGCGGGGTGGGCGGCATCAGCTTCACCTTCTTCACCTCGCGCGACGTGGTGCGCCACCCGCTGGTGGCGAAGATCGTGCGCGCCTACGAGGCGTTCGAGCAGAAGGACGAGGACGGCGCATGA
- a CDS encoding HlyD family secretion protein, with protein sequence MNVARTIHRLPAVFLLAVAALAGCSKPPPQALGTLEFDRITLPAPAAERIVAIDVREGERVKAGQSLLQLDPAHTRAELAAAQAQARQQRELLAELETGPRREDIDRGRANLAAAQAQAREARAYYARLAPLKGNGYVAAADLDRARAAAGNAEGQLAAAQAALDELLHGTRPEQIAQARAALAAADAQVGAQQVLLGKLAVVAPRAGRVDSLPYKLGDQAPVGAPLAILLAGDAPYARIYVPVQQRAGVHVGDPIEVFVAGRAQPYAGKLRMIRSEPDFTPYYALIGDDAARLSYLAEVALGADAAELPAGLPVRVEFRRTAK encoded by the coding sequence ATGAACGTCGCACGCACGATTCACCGCCTGCCAGCGGTCTTCCTGCTGGCCGTGGCGGCGCTGGCCGGCTGCAGCAAGCCGCCGCCGCAGGCGCTGGGCACGCTGGAGTTCGACCGCATCACCCTGCCGGCGCCGGCCGCCGAGCGCATCGTGGCGATCGACGTGCGCGAGGGCGAACGGGTCAAGGCCGGCCAGTCGCTGCTGCAGCTCGATCCCGCGCACACCCGCGCCGAACTCGCTGCGGCGCAGGCACAGGCGCGGCAGCAGCGCGAGTTGCTGGCCGAGCTCGAAACCGGGCCGCGCCGCGAGGACATCGACCGGGGGCGCGCGAACCTCGCCGCCGCGCAGGCGCAGGCGCGCGAGGCGCGGGCCTACTACGCGCGGTTAGCCCCACTGAAGGGCAACGGTTACGTGGCCGCCGCCGACCTCGACCGCGCCCGCGCCGCGGCCGGCAACGCCGAGGGCCAGCTGGCGGCGGCGCAGGCCGCGCTGGACGAGCTGCTGCACGGCACCCGTCCGGAGCAGATCGCGCAGGCCCGGGCCGCGCTGGCGGCGGCCGACGCGCAAGTCGGTGCGCAGCAGGTGCTGCTGGGCAAGCTGGCCGTCGTGGCGCCGCGCGCCGGGCGCGTCGACAGCCTGCCGTACAAGCTCGGTGACCAGGCGCCGGTCGGCGCGCCGCTGGCGATCCTGCTGGCGGGCGACGCGCCCTACGCGCGCATCTACGTGCCGGTGCAGCAACGCGCCGGCGTGCACGTCGGCGACCCGATCGAGGTCTTCGTGGCCGGTCGCGCGCAGCCGTATGCCGGCAAGCTGCGGATGATCCGCAGCGAACCGGACTTCACCCCGTACTACGCGCTGATCGGCGACGACGCGGCGCGGCTGAGCTATCTCGCCGAGGTCGCGCTGGGCGCGGATGCGGCCGAGCTTCCTGCCGGCCTGCCGGTACGCGTCGAATTTCGCCGGACCGCGAAATGA